Within the bacterium genome, the region TTCGAGGCCTTTCCGCTGCCGCTCAACTTCAAGTTCGGCGTCGCGATGAACCTGCTGCAACTGGTGCAGGAGGCCGCGAGCGACCAAAGCGTCACGGTCTCGGTGGATGCCATTCACCCGCGGGATTTTTCCGAACGGCTGCATTTCGGCGTGGAATACAGCTTCAAGAAGGCGTTTTTCCTGCGGACCGGCTACAAAACCAACTATGACGAAGAAGACGTGACGGTCGGCGGCGGCGCCAGGCTGACCATGGGCCAGACCGCCTTTGGCCTGGATTACAGCTATCTGGCGTTCGATAATTTCGACGCCGTTCACATGTTCTCCTTTGATTTTGAATTCTGATGGTTTATCAAAATAACTTCCCGTATAAACGTAGCCCCCGCCTCTTGTGGGCGGCTGTCGAAGGCATTGAATTCTTGTTTGTAACAGTGTCCCACAAGGGGACAGGACTACGAAGACCCACGGAGGAATTTGAATCATGAACGCCAGATTCACCCTGTATACACTTGTCACTGCCTGCGTCTTCTGCGGCCTGGCATGCGAGGCGCCGGAGAACGCAACCTTCGGGCCGGGGCGACCCGATCCGAACCCCACTGGGCTGCCCGCGGCGACGCTCACGGCAGTGGAGCCTACGGAGGGTTTTCTCCGGGACGTCATCACCCTCAGGGGCAGCGGCTTTAATACCACTCCGGAATTCAACCTGGTGCAGTTCGGCAACCGGACGGGCGTGGTGCTGGCCGCCAGCGCGACGGAATTGTCGGTGCGAACGCCGAATTTCTCGGATGCAACCGTGATGGTTCGGGTCGCCGTCAAGGGCTCGGAGCACTGGAGCAATGAAATGAACTTCACCTTCAAGCCGACCCTGACCGTCGTCGACGAAGAAATAAGCTGGCCCAAGGGCGTCGCCGTCGATGCCGGCGGCAATGTCTATGTCGGCTCGGGCAATGACGGCATCATCTTCAAGATCACGCCAGGTGGAGACAAATCGGAGTTTGCCCACACGACAGTGGATGGTTCCCTCCACTTCGGCCCCGGCGGCTATCTCTATGTGTGCGATCAGGGCGAGCACAAGATCACCCGTGTATCGCCGGATGGAGGCACCGTCGAAGATTACTTCCTGGGTGACTCGCTGGCGGTCGTCGATTTCGATTGGGACGCCAGCGGAAACCTGTATCTCGTAGCAAACGATGCCGGTGTGTTCCGTGCCGGCGCTTCGGGAGGCGTGACCCTGGTAGCCGAGCTGGGTTCGCCGAAGAGTTGCCGTGTTTTTCAGAGTCATCTTTTTGTGACGGACATTTGGGAAACCGGAAGCGTCTGGCGGTATGACATCACGGCGAGTGGCCTTGAGAACGGCGAGATTATTCATACTAACGAAGATTCTCCGCCGACCGGGTTGGAAGTGGACAACGAGGGAACCGTTTACGTCTCCGAAGCCTGGGATGTGCACATCCTGGCCATCAAGACCGACGGCTCCACCGAAATCCTGTACGATGGCGAACTGGCCACGCCGATGCGCTACTTGACGCTCCACAACAAGACGATGTACGCGGTGCATCCGGGTTGGGGTGATGTGGGAATCGTTTATGCCGCTTACATCGGCGTCGAGCAGGCGCCGCGCTACGGCCCGTGATCACCGCCGGAAGAATGGAATCGGACGGGCGCCGGTCATTTGCGCTGCAAGGCGCCCGGCCGCGCTCGTCCGATTTCGCTGATGCCACCGCTCCCCCAATTCATGAGTTCTTTATGAAACCGCATTTTCTGAGGCGACAAGGATTGTGGTGTTTGCTGCTGGGTCTCAGCACGATGGGATATGCGCAGAGCAAAGGGGGAAGATGGCAATTCGAAAACCTGGGATTGGACACCGCTGTCTGGGATGCGCGCGCGGACAACGGAACGCTGCAGCAGCAGGCAAGCTTCAGCGCGATGCCGCCAGTGCCGGAAGGCGGCGCCTATCTCTGGCTGGACAGCGCCAATGTGCACGACTATTTTCTGGTCGACGACAGCGACGATCTCGATTTCACCAACGAGAATATCGGCATCTCGGCTTGGATCTATCCCGTCCGTTTCGATAGAGTTCATTTCATCATCACCAAGGGTGATCAATTCCCCACACCCAAGACCACCAACTACTCGCTGCGCCTCGCGGACGGCAGAAAACTGGAATTCCTCATCCGCGATGCCAACGACCGCGCGCAACGCGTGACCTCCAGCTTCACGATTCCGCTGCAGCAATGGACCTTCGTTGCAGCGTTCTACGACTTCAACGCTCGCAAGGTTTACCTTTGGAATAACCCGAGGCAGGCGGTCGATACGCTGAATTTCAACCAGGCAATTTTTGCGAATGACGACCCGCTCGCCATTGGCACGTGGTTCCGGAGCGATCCGGCAGCGCCCAGCATCAACGATTTTGATGGGCGGATTGATGATGTGCGCCTCAGCGGCCGCCTCGCGGATATTCTGCCCCAGCCAACCGCAGTGGCCGAGGGCAGCATCGCCGCGGCGGCCACCGTACCGAGCACGCTGCAGGTTTTTCCCAATCCGGTGTTCGCAGCCGGCGAAGGGAATGACGGCATGGTGCAATTCACCTCGAATCTCGAATCGATCACTGCCATCGCGGTCTATAATGTCCTTGGTCAAACTGTTTTTTCGGCATCGCACAAGGCTGCCGTCCAGCCATTTCGCTTTATGTGGAACCTGCGAAACGAACAGGGCGAATTCTTGCAGACCGGAATCTACTGGGTGCGCATTACCAACGGGCGCAATCTCCTGACGAAGAAGTTTTATGTCATCAGATAAGCGGGTGGCATTTGCAGCTCACCTGCCCGTACGTGCTTGCATGCATACCTCATTAATCTTGAAATAAGAACGGAGCTCCATGTCTCCTCCTCCCATCACCATCGCCTGCAAGAAGCTTGATATCGTTATGCCCTCACGAAAAACCATCAGCGCGATGGCAACCGGTTGAGTTGCCATCTCTTTCTCGGAGAAAAATGAAAACGCAAATCTTGAAATCAGTGGTGCCGCTGTGTCTTATTGCGGCAATTTTGATGATACTTGAACCAACGCAAAGCGCCGCGCAAACACCTCCTGACAAGTTGCTGCTCAAGGACTACCGCCCGCAGTCGATCTACAAAACCCCGCGCACGCTCATTGCCAAAGCCAAATATCCGGTCATTGACATGCACTCGCATGCCTATGCCAGCGGCCCCGCGGAAATTGCGCAATGGGTGAAATTCATGGACGAGGTCGGCATCGCGAAAACCATGATTCTGACCGCAGCCAGCGGCGCGAAATTCGATTCGATCTATGCGCTCTATGCGAAATATCCGGAGCGTTTCGCGGTCTGGTGCGGCTTCGATTACACCGGCTACGACAAACCCGGCTTTGGGCCGGCAGCGGTGGCTGAGCTGGAACGCTGCGTGAAAGCCGGCGCGGCCGGCGTGGGCGAAATGGGCGACAAGGGCAAGGGCCTGTTCTATGAGCATCCCACCAAGGCCTGGGGCATGCACCTCGACGATCCGCGCATGGATCCGTTGCTTGAAAAGTGCGCGGACTTGAAGATTCCCATCAGCATTCACGTTGCCGATCCGATCTGGATGTACCAGCCGATGGACTCCACCAACGACGGCTTGATGAACGCGATGGAGTGGCGCCTCGACAATCAAAAAGATATCGTCGGCCATGCCGGCATGATCGACATCCTCGAACGCGCCGTCAAACGCCATCCGCGTACGACGTTCATCGCCGTGCATTTTGCCAATCTGAGTTACGATCTCACGAAAATGGGCGAACTGTTGGACAAGTATCCCAATCTCTACGCCGACAACGCCGCGCGTTATGCTGAGACCGCGCCCATCCCGCGCTTTGTTGCCAGTTTCTATGAAAAATATCAGGACCGGCTGGTCTATGGCACCGACATGGGCTTTGACCCGGAGATGTACCGGATCACCTTTCGCATTCTCGAAAGCACCGATGAGCATTTTTATGAAACCAACCAGTTCGGTTATCACTGGGCGCTGAATGGCTTCGGGCTCAGTGATCAAGTTTTGAAGAAAGTCTATCGGGACAATGCGCTGCAGATCTTGAATCGTCGATCTGGAAAATAACCGGACACCGGTAGTATAATCACAGGAATTTCCCCATGAACAAACGACGCTCTCTTGCGGCGCTGTTGTTTTTGCCGCTTCTGATCTCGTGCGACGGCGGCCATTTCACCATCGCTGATTTTCAGCGCGTGACGAAAATCGATGCGCACGTTCATCTCAATGCCGGCAACGCTGCGTTTGTCGAAGCGGCGCAGGCGGACAATTTCCGCTTGTTGACGATCAATGTCGATTATCCCGATTTCCCGCCGGTGGCAGAGCAGCAGCGCCTCGCTTTGACACATCAGCAAGCGCATCCGGCACAGGTGGCTTTTGCAGGAACCTTCTTGATGCAGGGATGGGATGAGCCGGGCTGGCAGCAGGGCGCGCTCCGCCAACTGGACGAGGCCATTGCCGCCGGCGCCGTGGCCGTCAAAGTCTGGAAGAATATCGGCATGGAATTTCGTGACCAGAGCGGCGCGCTGGTGATGATCGACAATCCGCGTTTTGATCCGATCTTTCAGCATCTCCTCCAGAGAAATGTCGTGCTCGTCGGCCATCAGGGTGAGCCGAAAAACTGCTGGCTGCCGATCGAGGAGATGACCGTCAACAACGACAAGGGCTACTTCAAAGCGCATCCGCAGTATCACATGTACCTGCATCCCGAGTTTCCATCCTACGAAGAGCAAATGAGCGCACGCGATCGCATGCTCGAAAGGAATCGCAATTTGAAGTTCATGGGCGCCCATTTGGCGAGTCTCGAATGGAGCGTCGATGAGCTGGCGAAATTTCTCGACCGTTTTCCGCAGGCGGTGGTCGATATGGCCGCGCGCATGGGCCAGGTGCAGTATCAATCCAGCCGCGACCGCGAGAAAGTGCGCCGCTTCCTCATCAAATATCAGGATCGGATTCTCTATGCCACGGACATGACGCAGGCGCCGGAGGCGAAGCCGGAGGAATTCAAGAAAGAAATCCATGCCAAATGGCTGGCGGATTGGAAATATCTCAACACCGACTCCACCATGACGGTGCCGGAGCTGGACCAGCCATTTCAGGGGGTAGCTTTGCCGAAA harbors:
- a CDS encoding IPT/TIG domain-containing protein; translated protein: MNARFTLYTLVTACVFCGLACEAPENATFGPGRPDPNPTGLPAATLTAVEPTEGFLRDVITLRGSGFNTTPEFNLVQFGNRTGVVLAASATELSVRTPNFSDATVMVRVAVKGSEHWSNEMNFTFKPTLTVVDEEISWPKGVAVDAGGNVYVGSGNDGIIFKITPGGDKSEFAHTTVDGSLHFGPGGYLYVCDQGEHKITRVSPDGGTVEDYFLGDSLAVVDFDWDASGNLYLVANDAGVFRAGASGGVTLVAELGSPKSCRVFQSHLFVTDIWETGSVWRYDITASGLENGEIIHTNEDSPPTGLEVDNEGTVYVSEAWDVHILAIKTDGSTEILYDGELATPMRYLTLHNKTMYAVHPGWGDVGIVYAAYIGVEQAPRYGP
- a CDS encoding T9SS type A sorting domain-containing protein, producing the protein MKPHFLRRQGLWCLLLGLSTMGYAQSKGGRWQFENLGLDTAVWDARADNGTLQQQASFSAMPPVPEGGAYLWLDSANVHDYFLVDDSDDLDFTNENIGISAWIYPVRFDRVHFIITKGDQFPTPKTTNYSLRLADGRKLEFLIRDANDRAQRVTSSFTIPLQQWTFVAAFYDFNARKVYLWNNPRQAVDTLNFNQAIFANDDPLAIGTWFRSDPAAPSINDFDGRIDDVRLSGRLADILPQPTAVAEGSIAAAATVPSTLQVFPNPVFAAGEGNDGMVQFTSNLESITAIAVYNVLGQTVFSASHKAAVQPFRFMWNLRNEQGEFLQTGIYWVRITNGRNLLTKKFYVIR
- a CDS encoding amidohydrolase family protein — encoded protein: MILEPTQSAAQTPPDKLLLKDYRPQSIYKTPRTLIAKAKYPVIDMHSHAYASGPAEIAQWVKFMDEVGIAKTMILTAASGAKFDSIYALYAKYPERFAVWCGFDYTGYDKPGFGPAAVAELERCVKAGAAGVGEMGDKGKGLFYEHPTKAWGMHLDDPRMDPLLEKCADLKIPISIHVADPIWMYQPMDSTNDGLMNAMEWRLDNQKDIVGHAGMIDILERAVKRHPRTTFIAVHFANLSYDLTKMGELLDKYPNLYADNAARYAETAPIPRFVASFYEKYQDRLVYGTDMGFDPEMYRITFRILESTDEHFYETNQFGYHWALNGFGLSDQVLKKVYRDNALQILNRRSGK
- a CDS encoding amidohydrolase produces the protein MNKRRSLAALLFLPLLISCDGGHFTIADFQRVTKIDAHVHLNAGNAAFVEAAQADNFRLLTINVDYPDFPPVAEQQRLALTHQQAHPAQVAFAGTFLMQGWDEPGWQQGALRQLDEAIAAGAVAVKVWKNIGMEFRDQSGALVMIDNPRFDPIFQHLLQRNVVLVGHQGEPKNCWLPIEEMTVNNDKGYFKAHPQYHMYLHPEFPSYEEQMSARDRMLERNRNLKFMGAHLASLEWSVDELAKFLDRFPQAVVDMAARMGQVQYQSSRDREKVRRFLIKYQDRILYATDMTQAPEAKPEEFKKEIHAKWLADWKYLNTDSTMTVPELDQPFQGVALPKSVVEKIYHRNAERIFPTAWQQ